TCCAGCCTCAACCGGCTTACCGCCTTCCAGAGCCAGCCAGCCGCTCTGAACGAAGCCGTGAACCTGCTTTCAAGCGCACAGATCCAGGTGGAAGAAGCCATTGGCGAGCTGAATCGCTTCGTCGATCACTTCGACGCCGACCCCATGCGCCTGCAGCAGCTCGAAGAACGCATGGACGCGATCTACAGCCTGGCCCGCAAGCACCGGGTGCAGCCCCACGAACTGCAGGACCTGCAACAGCGCCTGCTGGACGAGCTCGAAGCGCTCAATGCAGACGACGAAGCCATTGAGAGGCTGGGCGATGAACTCGCCGCCTACTCCCGCCACTACCAGGAAAAGGCCGCGGAACTCAGCCAGATGCGCCAGTCAGCCGCCCCGCAACTTGCAAAGGCCGTGGAAGTCGAAATGCAGCGCCTGGGCATGCCGGGCGGGCGCTTCTCCATCGAACTGCGCAGCGTGCCGCAAGAAGAGCCGAACATGAACGGCCTGGAGCTGCTGGAGTTCCTGGTCAGCGCCAACCCGGGCCAACCGCTGAAAGGTCTGGCGAAGGTCGCCTCGGGCGGCGAGCTGTCCCGCATAAGCCTGGCGATCCAGGTAATCACCGCACAGACCTCGCGCACGCCCACCCTGGTATTCGACGAAGTGGACGTCGGCATCGGCGGCCCCACCGCCGAGGTGGTCGGCCAATTGCTGCGCCGCCTGGGCGAGCGCGGCCAGGTCCTTACCGTCACGCACCTGCCACAGGTCGCCGCACAGGGGCACCAGCATCTCTTTGTACACAAGGACCGCGGCAGCAGCGAGACCCGCACGGCGGTGGCCAACCTGAAGAAAGCCGAGCGCGTCGAAGAGATCGCGCGAATGCTGGGCGGGGTCGACCTGACCAAGGAGTCCCTGGCCCACGCGCGCAAGATGGTCGACTCGGCCGTGCAGGACTGATGCCTGCCACGGCATAGCCGGTAACGAAAACGGCGACCCCAGGGTCGCCGTTTTCATTGCTGCGTACGCTTATTTTTTCTTGCGCACGTACAGCACCAGATTGTGATCGACCAGCTCGAAGCCACGCTCCTTGACGATTTCCTTCTGGCGCTTCTCGATCTCGGAGTCCATGAACTCAATGACCTCGCCGGTATCGACGCAGACCATGTGATCGTGGTGGCCGCTGTCGGCCAGCTCGAACACCGCGTGGCCACCGTCGAAGTTGTGACGAACCACCAGGCCCGCGGCCTCGAACTGGGTCAGCACGCGATATACGGTTGCCAGGCCTACGTCCTCGCCAGCCTCCATCAGCGCTTTATAGACATCCTCCGCGCTCATGTGGCGCTGCTCGGCGGAATCGAGCATCTGGAGGATCTTGACGCGCGGCAGCGTGACCTTCAGTCCGGCTTTGCGCAGTTCGCTATTTTCAACCATGTGTGCTTTCTCGGCGCGGGATGCTTCGCAGCTTCCCTCAATGCAGGTATGATCGGGATTTCGTCGCTCAGCCAAGATAGTGGAAGTCACCCCCCGATGCAAAACGCTAAGCTCATGCTGACCAGTCTCGCTTTCGCGCTGGGACTTGCCGCACTCGCCGGTTGTTCTTTCCCGGGGGTTTACAAAATCGACATCCAGCAGGGCAACGTCGTAACGCAGGACATGATAGACCAGTTGAAGCCCGGAATGACCCGACGCCAAGTGCGGTTTATCATGGGCAACCCGCTGATCGTCGACACGTTCCACCCCAATCGCTGGGATTACCTGTACAGCATCCAGCCCGGCGGCGGTCAGCGCCAGCAGGAACGCATGAGCCTGTACTTCGGCGCAAACGACCAACTCATCGGCCTGAACGGCGACTTCATGCCCGGCGTCAGCCGCGACGAATCGATTCTCGGCAAGGAAGGCACTCCGGCCACCACGCCGTCGCAGCCGGCCCAGCAACAGCCCGAACAGCCCAAGGACGAACCGGCCAAGCCCGGCTCCGTGGAAGAACAGATCCAGCGCGAAGTGGATCAGGTGGAGACCGTGCCCGTTCCCACCCCCGAACCGCTCGACAAGAACCCGCAGTAAGCGGATTCAACAACGAAAAAAGCCCGGCCAACGCCGGGCTTTTTCGTTTTCCGCGTTCAGCCTCTCGCGGCCTTCGCTCGAGCGGCGCGCTGCTTGCGCACCTCCTTCGGATCGGCGATCAGTGGCCGGTAGATCTCCACCCGCTCCCCCTCTTCCAGCACACGCTCATCCGGCCTGGCCACAGCCTTGCCGAATATCCCCAACGGGCAACTCTGCACATCCAGGCCGGGAAAGTGCACGGCGATTCCGGACAACTGCACCGCCTCGCGCATCCTCGTACCGTAAGGCACGCTCAGGCGCAGCAGGCACTGGCGCTCCGGCAGCGCATACGCCACTTCGACAACAATACTGCGCGGCTCAACCATGCAGCTGCTTGGCGCGCTGGCAGAAAGCATCGACCATCGTGTTCGCCGCCTGGGTGAACAGCGGCCCCAGAGTCGCCTTGACCAGCGCCCCGGCGTAATCGAAGGTCAGGTCCAAGGATATCTTGCAGGCTTTGTCGCCCAGCGCCTTGAAGGTCCACACCCCGTGCAGCTGGGTAAACGGCCCCTCTTCGAGATTCATCTCGATGCTCTCGCCCGGCACCAACACGTTCCTGGTGGTGAAACGCTGGGTAATGCTGCCCTTGGCTACGGTCAGCTCGGCGAGCATCGACATTTCGCTCTCCTCAAGGACGGTTGCAGCCGAACACCAAGGCAGGAATTTCGGGTAGCCCGCGACATCGTTGACCAGATCGTACAGCGCCCTCGCCGGGTAGGGCAGCAGCGCGGAACGCTGGATATGCGTGCTCATAGACGTCTCGCTTCGTGTTGTGGGGCGCCTACCGGGCACCCTCTGATCAAAAAACAGCGCGCATTCTCCGAGATTAGCCACGCCCTCTCAAGCTTGCGCACCCGTCAAGCGATGCGCAGATAGCCGCGCGGCGAGCGACTCCCTATAATGCGCGGCCTATGGCTAAACAGAAGAAACACCCTTCGGGGACCATCGCGCAGAACAAGAAGGCTCTGCACGACTACTTCATCGAGCAACGCTTCGAGGCGGGAATCGCCCTGGCCGGCTGGGAAGTCAAAAGCCTGCGTGCCGGCAAGGCGCAGCTGGTGGACAGTTACGTGCTGCTCAAGGACGGAGAGGCCTGGCTGCTGGGCAGCCACATCACTCCGCTGACCACCGCCAGCACGCACGTCATCGCCGACCCAGTGCGCACCCGCAAGCTGCTGCTGCACAAGCGCGAGCTGGGCAAGCTGTTTGGCGCAGTCCAGCAGAAGGGCTATGCCTGCGTCGCGTTGTCGATGTACTGGAAGAAGCACCTGATCAAGTGCGAAATCGCACTGGCCAAGGGCAAGAAGGAGTACGACAAGCGCGATACTGCGAAGGAGCGCGACTCCAACCGCGAAATCCAGCGCGCCATTCGTCACGGCAAGGATGACTGAGCCTCGCGCGCCCGCCAATGCGAAGGCGCGCGCCGGCTATACGTCGATAGCCCCCTGACGCCGCTGTGCCCGCTGCAGGCGCAACTCCTTCGCTTGCACTTCGGCCAGCACTTCCTGCACGTAGTCGATGTGCCGCTGGGAAATTTCCCGCGCCGCTTCCGCCTCCCCGGCCGCGATAGCCTCGTAGAGGTCGCGGTGCTGACGCATCAGTTGCTCGCGAGTCTCGTCTCGTTGCGCATACATGCCGCCGATGTTGGTCACCACGTTGCGCTTGAGCAGGTCGAACAGCCCGCGAATGGTGTGCAGCAGCACGGCATTGTGGCTGGCCTCGGCGATGGCCAAATGAAAGGCCGCGTCCGCCGCACCCTCTTCCGCCCGGCTGACCTTGCCCTGGCGCTGGTAGCAATCCTGCAGCGTGTCGAATGCCTGCTTCAGGCGCTGGTGATCCACCTCGGTTGCCCGCAGCGCTGCGTAGTAGGCGCACGCCCCCTCCAGCGTATGGCGGAACTCCAGCAAATCGCGCTGCGCTTCAGGACTGCTCTCCAGCAAGTGCAGCAGTGGATCGCTGAACATCGAGCCCAGCCCCTCGCTGACATAGTTGCCGCCCCCCTGGCGACTGATCAGCAACCCTTTGGCCGCCAGCTTCTGGATCGCCTCACGCAGCGATGGCCGTGACACCCCGAACTGCTCGGACAGCACACGCTCGGCGGGCAGCCGCTCGCCGGCCTTGAGGGTGCCTTCCAGAATCATCGCCTCCAGGCGTTCGACGATGTCGTCCGACAGACGGCGCTGCTTGACCTGACCAAAACTCATCTTCACGGACTCCTTCGTCCAAACCCTCTGCGACGCTATCTGCACGTCACGCGCGGCAGCCTAACCATCCCCACCACCGACAACAAGCGCAGGCCCCCGACAGGAGACGCCATCGACAAAAGTTGCAGTGCTGCAAATTGACACGCCGACAGCAGGGCTTTTACCCTGAGCGCTCGGCATTGTAAATTGGTCTTACCAATCCATCAACGAGCCGATTGCACGACTACAACGCCGTGATCAGTCGACCGCCTGCCAGCGCGCCACAAGCGCAACGGAATCGCCCGACCGGCAACAAGGCCCTCCACCCAAAAACAATTAGGGAGCCAATCAGATGCAAACCTGGCAGCAGATCTACACCCCGCTCGGCAGCCTTGGCCTGTCGGCGCTGGTCGCAGTAGTACCGATCGTCTTCTTCTTCCTCGCCCTTGCCGTGTTCCGCCTAAAGGGCCACGTCGCAGGCAGCATCACTCTCGCCCTCTCTGTCGTCATCGCCATCGCCGCATTCGGCATGCCGGCCGACATGGCCATCGCCGCCGCCGGCTATGGCTTCGCCTACGGACTATGGCCGATCGCCTGGATCATCGTGGCAGCGGTGTTCCTCTACAAACTCACAGTCAAGAGCGGCCAGTTCGAGGTGATCCGCAGCTCGGTACTGTCGATCACCGGCGACCAGCGCCTGCAAGTCCTGCTGATCGGCTTCTCCTTCGGCGCCTTCCTTGAAGGTGCCGCCGGCTTCGGCGCTCCGGTGGCCATCACCGCGGCACTGCTGGTCGGCCTGGGCTTCAACCCGCTGTATGCCGCCGGCCTGTGCCTGATCGCCAATACCGCACCGGTAGCCTTCGGCGCCCTCGGCATCCCGATCATAGTGGCGGGCCAGGTCACCGGAATCGACGCATTCAAGATCGGCGCAATGACCGGCCGCCAACTGCCGTTCCTGTCGATTCTCGTGCCGTTCTGGCTGGTGTTCATGATGGATGGCCTCAAAGGCGTGAAGGAAACCTGGCCGGCCGCGCTGGTTGCCGGAGGCAGCTTCGCCATTACCCAGTACTTCACCTCCAACTTCATCGGCCCGGAACTGCCCGACATCACCTCCGCCCTGGTCAGCCTGATTTCCCTGACCCTGTTCCTGAAAGTCTGGCAGCCGGCCGGCGAGCGTGAAGTGGTCGCCACCGCTGGCGGCGCTGCCGTCCTGGGCGGTAACGGCCCGCGCAGCGCCGAACCCACCCCCTACAGTTTCGGAGAAATCCTCAAGGCCTG
The Pseudomonas triclosanedens DNA segment above includes these coding regions:
- the fur gene encoding ferric iron uptake transcriptional regulator, with the protein product MVENSELRKAGLKVTLPRVKILQMLDSAEQRHMSAEDVYKALMEAGEDVGLATVYRVLTQFEAAGLVVRHNFDGGHAVFELADSGHHDHMVCVDTGEVIEFMDSEIEKRQKEIVKERGFELVDHNLVLYVRKKK
- a CDS encoding type II toxin-antitoxin system RatA family toxin, which encodes MSTHIQRSALLPYPARALYDLVNDVAGYPKFLPWCSAATVLEESEMSMLAELTVAKGSITQRFTTRNVLVPGESIEMNLEEGPFTQLHGVWTFKALGDKACKISLDLTFDYAGALVKATLGPLFTQAANTMVDAFCQRAKQLHG
- the smpB gene encoding SsrA-binding protein SmpB, which gives rise to MAKQKKHPSGTIAQNKKALHDYFIEQRFEAGIALAGWEVKSLRAGKAQLVDSYVLLKDGEAWLLGSHITPLTTASTHVIADPVRTRKLLLHKRELGKLFGAVQQKGYACVALSMYWKKHLIKCEIALAKGKKEYDKRDTAKERDSNREIQRAIRHGKDD
- a CDS encoding lactate permease LctP family transporter yields the protein MQTWQQIYTPLGSLGLSALVAVVPIVFFFLALAVFRLKGHVAGSITLALSVVIAIAAFGMPADMAIAAAGYGFAYGLWPIAWIIVAAVFLYKLTVKSGQFEVIRSSVLSITGDQRLQVLLIGFSFGAFLEGAAGFGAPVAITAALLVGLGFNPLYAAGLCLIANTAPVAFGALGIPIIVAGQVTGIDAFKIGAMTGRQLPFLSILVPFWLVFMMDGLKGVKETWPAALVAGGSFAITQYFTSNFIGPELPDITSALVSLISLTLFLKVWQPAGEREVVATAGGAAVLGGNGPRSAEPTPYSFGEILKAWSPFLVLTVLVTIWTLKPFKAMFAPGGALYNLVFNFPIPHLDQLIVKTAPIVANPTPIAAVFKLDPVSATGTAIFLSAVLSMFILRIGAKTGLTTFKETLIELKWPILSIGMVLAFAFVTNYSGMSTTLALVLAGTGAAFPFFSPFLGWLGVFLTGSDTSSNALFSSLQSTTAHQIGVNDTLLVAANTSGGVTGKMISPQSIAVACAATGMVGKESDLFRFTLKHSLMFAAMVGLITLAQAYIFTGMLVH
- the recN gene encoding DNA repair protein RecN — translated: MLVHLSVHNYAIVEHLDLELAAGMTVITGETGAGKSIMLDALGLALGDRADSGVVRPGADKADILASFDVSAIAEARDWLAERDLEQDGPCILRRVITAEGRSRAYINGTPCPLGDLKHLGELLIDIHSQHEHQSLLKADTHRRLLDEYAGSQDLARQVQLAAQRWKQTRQELDRLSRSGDEQRARHQLLSYQLEELENLGLGENELEQLEAEHKTQSNAGNLIAACRQVVELCSESDAGNVLSALTSSLNRLTAFQSQPAALNEAVNLLSSAQIQVEEAIGELNRFVDHFDADPMRLQQLEERMDAIYSLARKHRVQPHELQDLQQRLLDELEALNADDEAIERLGDELAAYSRHYQEKAAELSQMRQSAAPQLAKAVEVEMQRLGMPGGRFSIELRSVPQEEPNMNGLELLEFLVSANPGQPLKGLAKVASGGELSRISLAIQVITAQTSRTPTLVFDEVDVGIGGPTAEVVGQLLRRLGERGQVLTVTHLPQVAAQGHQHLFVHKDRGSSETRTAVANLKKAERVEEIARMLGGVDLTKESLAHARKMVDSAVQD
- a CDS encoding outer membrane protein assembly factor BamE, which codes for MQNAKLMLTSLAFALGLAALAGCSFPGVYKIDIQQGNVVTQDMIDQLKPGMTRRQVRFIMGNPLIVDTFHPNRWDYLYSIQPGGGQRQQERMSLYFGANDQLIGLNGDFMPGVSRDESILGKEGTPATTPSQPAQQQPEQPKDEPAKPGSVEEQIQREVDQVETVPVPTPEPLDKNPQ
- a CDS encoding FCD domain-containing protein, yielding MSFGQVKQRRLSDDIVERLEAMILEGTLKAGERLPAERVLSEQFGVSRPSLREAIQKLAAKGLLISRQGGGNYVSEGLGSMFSDPLLHLLESSPEAQRDLLEFRHTLEGACAYYAALRATEVDHQRLKQAFDTLQDCYQRQGKVSRAEEGAADAAFHLAIAEASHNAVLLHTIRGLFDLLKRNVVTNIGGMYAQRDETREQLMRQHRDLYEAIAAGEAEAAREISQRHIDYVQEVLAEVQAKELRLQRAQRRQGAIDV
- a CDS encoding RnfH family protein; protein product: MVEPRSIVVEVAYALPERQCLLRLSVPYGTRMREAVQLSGIAVHFPGLDVQSCPLGIFGKAVARPDERVLEEGERVEIYRPLIADPKEVRKQRAARAKAARG